In Rhea pennata isolate bPtePen1 chromosome 13, bPtePen1.pri, whole genome shotgun sequence, the following proteins share a genomic window:
- the AARS1 gene encoding alanine--tRNA ligase, cytoplasmic isoform X1: MEVTLTASQIRQRFIDFFKENKHTYVHSSSTIPLDDPTLLFANAGMNQFKPIFLNTIDPSHPLAKLNRATNTQKCIRAGGKHNDLDDVGKDVYHHTFFEMLGSWSFGDYFKELACKLALDLLTKEFGIPIERLYVTYFGGNEAAGLQPDLECKQIWLDLGLAESRILPGNMKDNFWEMGDTGPCGPCSEIHYDRIGDRDASHLVNQDDPNVLEIWNLVFIQFNREADGSLKPLPKKSIDTGMGLERLVSVLQNKMSNYDTDLFIPYFEAIQKGTGARPYMGQVGADDADGIDMAYRVLADHARTITLALSDGGRPDNTGRGYVLRRILRRAVRYSHEKLNAPKGFFATLVDVVVQSLGDAFPELKKDPDMVKDIINEEEDQFLKTLTRGRRILDRKIQSLGDSKSIPGDTAWLLYDTYGFPVDLTGLIAEEKGLVVDMEGFEEERKNAQLKSQGKGAGGEDLLMLDIYAIEELRARGLEVTDDSPKYSYTSDPSGAYDFGSLVATVKAIRREKKFVEEVSTGQECGIVLDCTCFYAEQGGQIYDEGYMVKDDASREDKTEFTVKNVQVRGGYVLHIGTLYGSLKVGDQVHLSIDETRRRSVMSNHTATHILNFALRSVLGEADQRGSLVAPDKLRFDFTAKGALSTQEIKKVEEIVNQIIDEAKTVYAKDCILAAAKAIQGLRAVFDETYPDPVRVVSIGIPVEELLADPSGPAGSITSIEFCGGTHLQNSSHTGPFVIVSEEAIAKGIRRIVAVTGAEARKALRKVDSLKKLLSDLDAKVKVQTAPNKDVQKEIADLSEMLATAVIPQWQKDELREAVKALKKVMDDLDRASKANIQKRVLEKTKEVIESHPNQPLVIMEMENGASAKALNESLKLFKTQSPQTATMLFAVDNEAGRITCLCQVPQETVRKGLKASQWVQEVSVLMDGKGGGKDVSAQATGKNVGCLEEALKVALDFAKLHLGELKN, from the exons ATGGAAGTTACACTAACAGCTAGCCAGATCAGGCAACGATTTATTGacttcttcaaggaaaacaagcacaCTTATGTTCACTCTTCTTCTACAATACCCCTGGATGATCCCACACTGCTTTTTGCCAATGCTGGCATGAATCAG ttcaaACCCATCTTCCTCAATACTATTGACCCCTCACACCCACTCGCTAAACTGAACAGAGCTACCAACACTCAGAAGTGCATCCGAGCTGGAGGCAAGcacaatgacctggatgatgtGGGAAAGGACGTCTACCACCACACATTCTTCGAGATGCTGGGGTCCTGGTCCTTTGGGGATTATTTCAAG GAACTTGCTTGCAAACTGGCTCTGGACCTTCTCACCAAGGAGTTTGGCATCCCTATTGAAAGACTTTATGTTACTTACTTTGGTGGAAATGAAGCTGCAGGATTGCAACCAGACCTGGAGTGCAAGCAGATCTGGCTGGATTTGGG GCTGGCTGAGAGTAGGATTCTGCCTGGCAATATGAAGGATAACTTCTGGGAAATGGGAGACACAGGCCCCTGCGGCCCTTGCAGCGAGATCCACTATGACCGGATTGGGGACAGAGATGCCTCACACCTGGTCAATCAGGATGACCCCAATGTCCTGGAAATCTGGAACCTGGTGTTCATACAGTTCAACAG GGAAGCTGATGGGAGTCTGAAACCTCTTCCCAAGAAGAGTATTGACACTGGGATGGGTCTGGAGAGGCTggtttctgtgctgcagaacaAGATGTCCAACTACGACACTGACCTTTTCATTCCTTATTTTGAAGCCATACAGAAG GGCACTGGTGCCAGGCCGTACATGGGACAGGTTGGTGCTGATGATGCAGATGGCATAGATATGGCCTACCGTGTGCTGGCTGACCACGCACGAACCATCACGCTGGCCCTTTCTGATGGGGGCAGACCTGACAACACTGGCAGAGG GTATGTGCTGAGACGGATTCTCCGACGGGCTGTGCGCTACTCCCATGAGAAGCTCAATGCCCCCAAGGGCTTCTTTGCTACACTGGTTGATGTTGTGGTACAGTCATTG GGGGATGCCTTCCCTGAGCTGAAGAAGGACCCAGATATGGTGAAAGACATCATCAACGAAGAAGAGGATCAGTTCCTGAAAACACTCACCAGAGGACGTCGCATCCTGGACAGGAAGATTCAGAGCCTGGGAGACAGTAAAAGCATCCCCG GTGACACTGCCTGGCTTCTGTATGACACCTATGGTTTTCCTGTGGATCTCACTGGGCTGATTGCAGAGGAGAAGGGCCTTGTTGTGGATATGGAGGGCTTTGAAGAAGAGCGGAAAAACGCACAG CTCAAATCCCAAGGCAAGGGTGCTGGAGGGGAGGACCTTCTAATGCTGGACATTTATGCCATCGAAGAGCTAAGGGCCCGAGGGCTGGAGGTGACTGACGATTCACCGAAATACAGCTACACTTCGGATCCAAGTGGTGCCTATG ATTTTGGGAGCCTCGTGGCCACAGTGAAAGCCATCCGCAGGGAGAAGAAGTTTGTGGAGGAAGTGTCCACTGGCCAGGAGTGTGGGATAGTACTGGACTGCACTTGCTTCTACGCTGAGCAGGGTGGGCAGATCTATGACGAGGGCTACATGGTCAAGGACGACGCCAGCAGGGAGGAT aaaacagagttcACGGTGAAGAATGTGCAAGTCCGAGGGGGCTATGTGCTTCACATAGGAACTCTGTATGGGAGCTTGAAAGTAGGAGATCAAGTCCATCTGTCTATTGATGAG ACCAGGCGGAGGTCAGTCATGAGCAACCACACAGCCACCCACATCCTCAACTTTGCCCTGCGCTCAGTGCTGGGGGAAGCTGACCAGAGGGGGTCATTGGTGGCACCAGACAAGCTGCGGTTTGACTTCACGGCCAAGGGAGCCTTGTCTACCCAGGAAATCAAGAAAGTTGAAGAGATTGTCAACCAGATAATCGACGAAGCGAAG ACTGTGTATGCCAAGGACTGCATTCTCGCAGCAGCCAAAGCTATCCAAGGCTTGCGGGCTGTTTTTGATGAGACCTACCCCGATCCTGTCCGTGTGGTCTCAATCGGCATCCCTGTGGAAGAGCTGCTGGCTGACCCCTCTGGCCCTGCAGGCTCGATCacttctattgagttctgcGGAGGGAC GCACTTGCAGAACTCCAGCCATACTGGCCCCTTTGTGATTGTGTCAGAAGAAGCAATTGCAAAAGGCATCCGGAGGATAGTTGCAGTCACCGGTGCTGAAGCTCGAAAG GCCCTCAGGAAAGTAGACAGCCTCAAGAAATTGCTGTCTGACCTGGATGCCAAAGTGAAAGTGCAGACAGCTCCCAACAAGGATGTGCAGAAGGAGATTGCAGATCTTAGTGAG ATGCTGGCCACTGCTGTTATCCCACAGTGGCAGAAAGATGAGCTGAGAGAAGCTGTTAAAGCACTGAAGAAGGTTATGGATGACCTGGACCGGGCAAGCAAAGCCAACATCCAGAAACGA GTGTTGGAAAAGACGAAGGAAGTCATTGAGAGTCACCCTAACCAGCCACTGGTCAtcatggaaatggaaaatggagCCTCAGCAAAG GCGCTGAATGAATCTCTGAAGCTCTTCAAGACTCAGTCCCCCCAGACTGCCACCATGCTCTTTGCTGTAGATAATGAAGCTGGCAGAATCACCTGTCTGTGTCAAGTACCCCAG GAGACGGTGAGGAAGGGCCTGAAGGCCAGTCAGTGGGTGCAGGAGGTGTCCGTGCTGATGGATGGTAAAGGTGGGGGCAAAGATGTGTCTGCACAAGCTACAGGCAAGAACGTTGGCTGCCTGGAGGAGGCTCTGAAAGTGGCTCTGGACTTTGCCAAGCTCCACTTGGGGGAGCTGAAAAACTGA
- the AARS1 gene encoding alanine--tRNA ligase, cytoplasmic isoform X2, which produces MLGSWSFGDYFKELACKLALDLLTKEFGIPIERLYVTYFGGNEAAGLQPDLECKQIWLDLGLAESRILPGNMKDNFWEMGDTGPCGPCSEIHYDRIGDRDASHLVNQDDPNVLEIWNLVFIQFNREADGSLKPLPKKSIDTGMGLERLVSVLQNKMSNYDTDLFIPYFEAIQKGTGARPYMGQVGADDADGIDMAYRVLADHARTITLALSDGGRPDNTGRGYVLRRILRRAVRYSHEKLNAPKGFFATLVDVVVQSLGDAFPELKKDPDMVKDIINEEEDQFLKTLTRGRRILDRKIQSLGDSKSIPGDTAWLLYDTYGFPVDLTGLIAEEKGLVVDMEGFEEERKNAQLKSQGKGAGGEDLLMLDIYAIEELRARGLEVTDDSPKYSYTSDPSGAYDFGSLVATVKAIRREKKFVEEVSTGQECGIVLDCTCFYAEQGGQIYDEGYMVKDDASREDKTEFTVKNVQVRGGYVLHIGTLYGSLKVGDQVHLSIDETRRRSVMSNHTATHILNFALRSVLGEADQRGSLVAPDKLRFDFTAKGALSTQEIKKVEEIVNQIIDEAKTVYAKDCILAAAKAIQGLRAVFDETYPDPVRVVSIGIPVEELLADPSGPAGSITSIEFCGGTHLQNSSHTGPFVIVSEEAIAKGIRRIVAVTGAEARKALRKVDSLKKLLSDLDAKVKVQTAPNKDVQKEIADLSEMLATAVIPQWQKDELREAVKALKKVMDDLDRASKANIQKRVLEKTKEVIESHPNQPLVIMEMENGASAKALNESLKLFKTQSPQTATMLFAVDNEAGRITCLCQVPQETVRKGLKASQWVQEVSVLMDGKGGGKDVSAQATGKNVGCLEEALKVALDFAKLHLGELKN; this is translated from the exons ATGCTGGGGTCCTGGTCCTTTGGGGATTATTTCAAG GAACTTGCTTGCAAACTGGCTCTGGACCTTCTCACCAAGGAGTTTGGCATCCCTATTGAAAGACTTTATGTTACTTACTTTGGTGGAAATGAAGCTGCAGGATTGCAACCAGACCTGGAGTGCAAGCAGATCTGGCTGGATTTGGG GCTGGCTGAGAGTAGGATTCTGCCTGGCAATATGAAGGATAACTTCTGGGAAATGGGAGACACAGGCCCCTGCGGCCCTTGCAGCGAGATCCACTATGACCGGATTGGGGACAGAGATGCCTCACACCTGGTCAATCAGGATGACCCCAATGTCCTGGAAATCTGGAACCTGGTGTTCATACAGTTCAACAG GGAAGCTGATGGGAGTCTGAAACCTCTTCCCAAGAAGAGTATTGACACTGGGATGGGTCTGGAGAGGCTggtttctgtgctgcagaacaAGATGTCCAACTACGACACTGACCTTTTCATTCCTTATTTTGAAGCCATACAGAAG GGCACTGGTGCCAGGCCGTACATGGGACAGGTTGGTGCTGATGATGCAGATGGCATAGATATGGCCTACCGTGTGCTGGCTGACCACGCACGAACCATCACGCTGGCCCTTTCTGATGGGGGCAGACCTGACAACACTGGCAGAGG GTATGTGCTGAGACGGATTCTCCGACGGGCTGTGCGCTACTCCCATGAGAAGCTCAATGCCCCCAAGGGCTTCTTTGCTACACTGGTTGATGTTGTGGTACAGTCATTG GGGGATGCCTTCCCTGAGCTGAAGAAGGACCCAGATATGGTGAAAGACATCATCAACGAAGAAGAGGATCAGTTCCTGAAAACACTCACCAGAGGACGTCGCATCCTGGACAGGAAGATTCAGAGCCTGGGAGACAGTAAAAGCATCCCCG GTGACACTGCCTGGCTTCTGTATGACACCTATGGTTTTCCTGTGGATCTCACTGGGCTGATTGCAGAGGAGAAGGGCCTTGTTGTGGATATGGAGGGCTTTGAAGAAGAGCGGAAAAACGCACAG CTCAAATCCCAAGGCAAGGGTGCTGGAGGGGAGGACCTTCTAATGCTGGACATTTATGCCATCGAAGAGCTAAGGGCCCGAGGGCTGGAGGTGACTGACGATTCACCGAAATACAGCTACACTTCGGATCCAAGTGGTGCCTATG ATTTTGGGAGCCTCGTGGCCACAGTGAAAGCCATCCGCAGGGAGAAGAAGTTTGTGGAGGAAGTGTCCACTGGCCAGGAGTGTGGGATAGTACTGGACTGCACTTGCTTCTACGCTGAGCAGGGTGGGCAGATCTATGACGAGGGCTACATGGTCAAGGACGACGCCAGCAGGGAGGAT aaaacagagttcACGGTGAAGAATGTGCAAGTCCGAGGGGGCTATGTGCTTCACATAGGAACTCTGTATGGGAGCTTGAAAGTAGGAGATCAAGTCCATCTGTCTATTGATGAG ACCAGGCGGAGGTCAGTCATGAGCAACCACACAGCCACCCACATCCTCAACTTTGCCCTGCGCTCAGTGCTGGGGGAAGCTGACCAGAGGGGGTCATTGGTGGCACCAGACAAGCTGCGGTTTGACTTCACGGCCAAGGGAGCCTTGTCTACCCAGGAAATCAAGAAAGTTGAAGAGATTGTCAACCAGATAATCGACGAAGCGAAG ACTGTGTATGCCAAGGACTGCATTCTCGCAGCAGCCAAAGCTATCCAAGGCTTGCGGGCTGTTTTTGATGAGACCTACCCCGATCCTGTCCGTGTGGTCTCAATCGGCATCCCTGTGGAAGAGCTGCTGGCTGACCCCTCTGGCCCTGCAGGCTCGATCacttctattgagttctgcGGAGGGAC GCACTTGCAGAACTCCAGCCATACTGGCCCCTTTGTGATTGTGTCAGAAGAAGCAATTGCAAAAGGCATCCGGAGGATAGTTGCAGTCACCGGTGCTGAAGCTCGAAAG GCCCTCAGGAAAGTAGACAGCCTCAAGAAATTGCTGTCTGACCTGGATGCCAAAGTGAAAGTGCAGACAGCTCCCAACAAGGATGTGCAGAAGGAGATTGCAGATCTTAGTGAG ATGCTGGCCACTGCTGTTATCCCACAGTGGCAGAAAGATGAGCTGAGAGAAGCTGTTAAAGCACTGAAGAAGGTTATGGATGACCTGGACCGGGCAAGCAAAGCCAACATCCAGAAACGA GTGTTGGAAAAGACGAAGGAAGTCATTGAGAGTCACCCTAACCAGCCACTGGTCAtcatggaaatggaaaatggagCCTCAGCAAAG GCGCTGAATGAATCTCTGAAGCTCTTCAAGACTCAGTCCCCCCAGACTGCCACCATGCTCTTTGCTGTAGATAATGAAGCTGGCAGAATCACCTGTCTGTGTCAAGTACCCCAG GAGACGGTGAGGAAGGGCCTGAAGGCCAGTCAGTGGGTGCAGGAGGTGTCCGTGCTGATGGATGGTAAAGGTGGGGGCAAAGATGTGTCTGCACAAGCTACAGGCAAGAACGTTGGCTGCCTGGAGGAGGCTCTGAAAGTGGCTCTGGACTTTGCCAAGCTCCACTTGGGGGAGCTGAAAAACTGA
- the EXOSC6 gene encoding exosome complex component MTR3: MPLDHRRLRGPEESQPPEVWAAAAAEEEEEEEVRDPCALRPLFARAGLLSQAEGSAYVELASGTKVLCAAWGPREAAAAAEPGGAAAAAGRLVCEFRRAPFAGRGRRAAAREAAAEREAAAALREALEPAVRLARYPRARLAVSALLLQDGGSALAAAVSAAALALADAGVEMYDLAVGCALCRPPGPAAAASWLLQPSEAEERRAAALLTVALLPSLNQVSGLLGCGQGGPPDSWAQALRLGLDGCHRLYPVLRQSLLRAARRRATPSTA, encoded by the coding sequence ATGCCGCTGGATCACCGCCGCCTGCGGGGCCCCGAGGAGTCGCAGCCGCCGGAGGtgtgggcggcggcggcggcggaggaggaggaggaggaggaggtgcgGGACCCATGCGCCTTGCGGCCGCTGTTCGCGCGCGCAGGGCTGCTGAGCCAGGCCGAGGGCTCGGCCTACGTGGAGCTGGCGAGCGGCACCAAGGTGCTGTGCGCCGCCTGGGGCCcgcgcgaggcggcggcggcggcggagccgggcggcgcggcggcggcggcggggcggttAGTGTGCGAGTTCCGGCGCGCGCCCTtcgccgggcgcgggcggcgggcggcggcgcgcgaggcggcggcggagcgcgaggcggcggcggcgctgcgcgaGGCGCTGGAGCCGGCGGTGCGGCTGGCGCGTTACCCGCGCGCGCGCCTCGCCGTCagcgcgctgctgctgcaggacggCGGCTCCGCCCTGGCCGCCGCCGTCAGCGCCGCCGCGCTGGCGCTCGCCGACGCCGGCGTGGAGATGTACGACCTGGCGGTGGGCTGCGCCCTGtgccggccgcccggccccgccgccgccgcctcctggctcctgcagcccaGTGAGGCCGaggagcgccgcgccgctgccctccTCACCgtggccctgctgccctccctcAACCAGGTGTcggggctgctgggctgcgGCCAGGGCGGCCCCCCTGACAGCTGGGCCCAGGCCCTGCGCCTCGGCCTCGATGGCTGCCACCGCCTCTACCCCGTGCTGCGGCAGAGCCTCCTGCGCGCTGCTCGGCGCCGTGCCACCCCCTCCACTGCCTGA